The Triticum dicoccoides isolate Atlit2015 ecotype Zavitan chromosome 6A, WEW_v2.0, whole genome shotgun sequence genome has a window encoding:
- the LOC119315908 gene encoding uncharacterized protein LOC119315908 yields the protein MEVIERRRSRNPDPIGTCRTTAAGLSKVGNGREAGTAGKRRTSRRGGSGQDPARRPALHGRGVSVRRWLRSADPGQLLMDFQCAAGLRFFLSCSRSPSQRVLSMEAGSSTQAPLCNADEDATSSEPIFTTTCRDVG from the exons ATGGAAGTG ATCGAGCGGCGGCGCTCCCGaaatcccgatccaatcgggacatGTAGGACGACGGCGGCAGGGCTCTCGAAAGTGGGGAACGGCAGGGAGGCGGGAACGGCGGGGAAGCGGCGGACGTCGCGGCGAGGCGGATCAGGTCAGGATCCAGCGCGGCGGCCGGCGCTCCATGGCCGTGGCGTCTCGGTCCGGCGGTGGCTCCGGTCGGCTGATCCAG GCCAACTCTTGATGGATTTCCAATGTGCTGCTGGCCTCCGATTTTTTCTGTCGTGTAGCCGCTCCCCATCTCAGCGTGTGCTATCCATGGAAGCCGGCTCCTCCACTCAGGCCCCCCTCTGCAACGCTGACGAGGACGCTACTTCGTCTGAACCGATCTTCACGACCACGTGCAG GGATGTAGGATGA